GGCAGTATACTTCATGAAAAAGATCTGGGGTTCCCGAACCAGGCCTATTTACTCAACAGGCTATCGTTCTATTGTGGGAAGTGGATAAGACATGGTGACTGGTATCCCGATTGGAAAGTGAGGTTATGGAATAAGCATGAGGCGCACTGGGGTGGGAGCAATCCGCATGACAGGGTTTTTCCTAGGAAAGGGATCAAACCTAAAAAACTTCAAGGGGATCTACTTCATTTCACTTTTTCAACGCTCCAGGAGCACCAAAGGCAGGTCAAAAAGTATGCAGAAATCAGTGCCACCACATACTTTGGCAGCAATAGAAAATTTTCACTCGCCCGCATGATCCTGAGCCCCATCACTTCCTTTGTGAAAAGTTATCTTTTTAGGGGTGGTTTTTTAGACGGCCGACACGGCTGGCAAATCATCAGACTGGCTATGATGGAGAAATATTTAAAATACAAGAAGCTTCATCAGCTTCAAAAAATGAAGCACTAGCCAATAAGCTCCGTAAAGTACGCTTCATACTCTGTGACTGTTCTTTCTACTAAAAATTTTTCAATGGCATCTTTATAGGCCCTATTCACAAATTGCTCTCGCAAAATCTCATCCTCCGCCAGCCGCTGAATTTTCACAGCCAAATCCCGAGAATCCCCATTGTCAAAAAGGAACCCATTCACGCCATCTTGTATAATATCGGGAATCCCACCGAATCTTGAACCAATCACAGGAACCCTGCTGAGCATGGCCTCTACCAGTGCCAGACCGAACCCATCCATATGTGAGGGCAACACATTCACATGGGCCAACTGCAGGTAATGAAGTGCCTCCTCATGGCTCACCACGCCTGTAAATAGGATGCGTTGTTTAGGGCTTTCACTGGCTAGCCATTCCGCAAAATCGCCCTCATTAATCCCTACAAATAAAATACTGTAATCCTCCGGAAGGTATTTCAGTGCGCTAATGATTTCTCCTTGCAGTTTTTTCCTACTGATACAACAGATGATCTTACCGGTCAGGCCATGTACCCTCCTGAGCTCCTCCACGTTCTCCTTCTTTACATTCAGCAAAAGA
The sequence above is drawn from the Marinoscillum sp. 108 genome and encodes:
- a CDS encoding glycosyltransferase family 2 protein, coding for MKLSTIIITYNEAQNIERCIRSVQKVSDEVVILDSFSTDRTPDICRNLGVRFEQKAYLNQIDQKNHVLTLAQYDHVLSLDGDEALSEELAGSILHEKDLGFPNQAYLLNRLSFYCGKWIRHGDWYPDWKVRLWNKHEAHWGGSNPHDRVFPRKGIKPKKLQGDLLHFTFSTLQEHQRQVKKYAEISATTYFGSNRKFSLARMILSPITSFVKSYLFRGGFLDGRHGWQIIRLAMMEKYLKYKKLHQLQKMKH
- a CDS encoding glycosyltransferase family 4 protein; protein product: MKILFTTCQGGVAGSTHSIYYLVRGLARKGHEVHLACRRGSLLWDLVQRLGSVECHDVPFASYLDLASVRAVGRIVRKHQIDLINAQGGKDRNLTILAKWAFALDVKIVFTRRQRPRNEPWIKRWFHTAGTSGIVMVSKGLRDIFLAKGYNEAHLKVIFNGVPEDLLLNVKKENVEELRRVHGLTGKIICCISRKKLQGEIISALKYLPEDYSILFVGINEGDFAEWLASESPKQRILFTGVVSHEEALHYLQLAHVNVLPSHMDGFGLALVEAMLSRVPVIGSRFGGIPDIIQDGVNGFLFDNGDSRDLAVKIQRLAEDEILREQFVNRAYKDAIEKFLVERTVTEYEAYFTELIG